The genomic segment TGCGGTGCCGGATACCTTCCAAGCACAGGTGGCGGGGAACTGTGCCTTACCGCCGATGTTGGGTTCAGGTGCGCCAACCCCGCTCAACCGGGGGCCTGCGCCCTGTTACGGGGTGGGCTTCAACCACTTTTGGCTAGGAGTAGACGCCATGGGCTTTTTCACGAAATCAATCCAAACCCTGGATGATCTTTTCGTCCACACGCTCCAGGACATCTACTACGCCGAGAACCAGATCGCGAAATCGCTGCCGCTGATGATGAGCAAGGCCGGTGATCCGCAGCTCAAGCAGGCATTCCAGACCCACCTGACCGAAACACAGAACCAGATCAAACGCCTGGAGCAGGTGTTCAAGATGCATGGGCAGGAGGTCAAGGGAACGAGCTGCCCGGCGATCGATGGGATCGTGGAAGAGGCGAACGAGATCATGGGCGATGTGAAGGATCCGCAGGTTCTCGACGCCGCTCTGCTGGCGTCCGCCCAAGCTGTTGAGCACTACGAAATCACCCGGTACGGGACGCTGGTCGCATGGGCCAAGCAATTGGGGCGGGAGGACTGCGCGTCCCTCCTGCACCAAAACCTGGAAGAAGAGAAGGCGACCGACGAGAAGCTGACCGTACTTGCCAAATCAAACCTGAACCGTAAGGCGGCCTGACGCGGGTCGGCCATGCCGGTGCCCTGTCGCGACGAAGCAGGGCGCCGGCCATGACCGCGCAGGGTGGCGTTTGGTCCAAGGCGATCAAACCGATTTTCGGATGCAAACCATCTCCC from the Azospirillaceae bacterium genome contains:
- a CDS encoding ferritin-like domain-containing protein → MGFFTKSIQTLDDLFVHTLQDIYYAENQIAKSLPLMMSKAGDPQLKQAFQTHLTETQNQIKRLEQVFKMHGQEVKGTSCPAIDGIVEEANEIMGDVKDPQVLDAALLASAQAVEHYEITRYGTLVAWAKQLGREDCASLLHQNLEEEKATDEKLTVLAKSNLNRKAA